In Candidatus Saccharibacteria bacterium oral taxon 488, one DNA window encodes the following:
- a CDS encoding class II fructose-bisphosphate aldolase, whose product MGLTISDIRRNTTHARHLMQRTRAQHFAVGAFNIDNQETLIAVARAAQKLQSPVLVEVSDAEVKAMGLENVRDLVDNYKAEYGIEMYLNLDHGPTVEGCKRAIDAGYEFVHIDISQANHDASDEEIIAKTREVVEYAKFTGALVEAEPHYFWGSSNVHTEAIDYEEIKKTFSTPEGARDFVEATGIDTFAAAIGNLHGLYPVPKVLDLELLGRIREALHCQISLHGGSGTPLHYFKDAAKIGVSKININSDMRYAFRTTLEKTLRENPNEYAIVKLMPPVYAAVQEVVEAKIQAFGSAGKAVV is encoded by the coding sequence ATGGGACTGACAATTTCTGACATTCGGCGCAATACCACGCATGCACGCCATTTGATGCAGCGGACACGGGCGCAGCACTTTGCGGTCGGTGCGTTTAATATTGATAATCAAGAAACGCTGATCGCGGTGGCGCGAGCGGCGCAGAAGCTCCAATCACCGGTGCTGGTGGAAGTGTCGGATGCCGAGGTCAAGGCTATGGGTCTGGAAAATGTGCGCGATCTGGTGGATAATTATAAGGCTGAATACGGCATTGAGATGTATTTGAACTTGGATCACGGGCCGACAGTGGAGGGCTGTAAACGGGCGATTGACGCGGGTTATGAGTTTGTGCATATCGATATTTCCCAGGCAAATCACGATGCTTCGGACGAGGAGATTATTGCCAAAACCCGTGAGGTTGTCGAGTACGCCAAGTTCACCGGCGCGCTGGTGGAAGCTGAGCCGCATTATTTTTGGGGTTCGTCAAACGTCCATACCGAGGCGATTGACTATGAAGAAATTAAGAAAACTTTCTCTACGCCAGAGGGCGCGCGTGATTTCGTAGAGGCAACGGGAATTGACACCTTTGCGGCGGCGATTGGTAATTTGCACGGGTTGTATCCGGTGCCGAAAGTGTTGGATTTGGAATTATTAGGACGCATCCGCGAGGCGCTGCACTGTCAGATTTCGCTTCATGGCGGATCAGGCACGCCGCTGCATTATTTTAAGGATGCGGCGAAAATTGGTGTTTCTAAGATTAATATCAATTCCGATATGCGTTACGCTTTCCGCACGACGCTGGAAAAGACCTTGCGTGAAAATCCGAACGAATACGCCATCGTCAAACTGATGCCACCGGTATATGCTGCTGTTCAGGAAGTAGTTGAGGCGAAAATTCAAGCCTTTGGCTCAGCCGGAAAGGCAGTGGTGTAG
- a CDS encoding transketolase family protein, translating to MSVLRDDWRMGNTASMRLGFGHGLVHAALNNSQIVALSADLAESVGFGEFAEQIGAPRFIEVGVAEQNLVTVASGLAAMGNIPFAASYAAFSPGRNWEQIRTTICLNDQPVKLVGSHAGLSVGADGATHQMLEDIALMRSLPNMVVLAPGDAYEAEMMAAVMAADPRPNYVRLPRADIPLFLDGEAPIGQASVLRQGTDVALLGTGTMTYQLLMAAEQLAYAGVQAEVVHFNTIKPLDEAAVIAAAQKCGRVVTAEEGQIAGGFGSAVAEVLSEKLPVKIKRIGVRDQFGESGSVAELWQKHGLDVEAVVRHVKDNLSFI from the coding sequence ATGAGCGTATTGCGGGACGATTGGCGCATGGGGAATACCGCGTCGATGCGGCTCGGTTTTGGCCATGGGTTAGTTCACGCGGCATTGAACAATTCCCAAATTGTGGCCTTAAGCGCTGACCTGGCAGAAAGTGTTGGCTTTGGCGAGTTTGCTGAGCAAATCGGTGCACCGCGGTTTATTGAGGTTGGTGTGGCAGAGCAAAATTTGGTAACAGTAGCGTCAGGGTTAGCAGCGATGGGTAATATCCCGTTTGCGGCCAGTTATGCGGCGTTCAGCCCGGGGCGGAATTGGGAGCAAATTCGGACGACGATTTGCCTGAATGATCAGCCGGTCAAGCTGGTCGGTTCACATGCCGGGCTGAGTGTTGGTGCGGATGGTGCGACGCACCAGATGTTAGAGGACATCGCGCTGATGCGGAGTTTACCAAACATGGTAGTCTTGGCACCGGGCGATGCCTACGAGGCCGAAATGATGGCAGCAGTGATGGCAGCTGATCCGCGGCCAAACTACGTGCGATTGCCGCGAGCTGACATACCGCTGTTTTTGGATGGCGAAGCGCCGATTGGCCAGGCGTCTGTACTGCGGCAGGGTACCGATGTGGCGTTACTCGGTACTGGCACGATGACGTATCAACTGCTCATGGCGGCAGAACAATTGGCGTACGCCGGCGTTCAGGCAGAAGTCGTGCATTTTAACACTATCAAGCCGCTGGACGAAGCAGCGGTCATTGCTGCCGCCCAAAAGTGCGGCCGTGTGGTGACAGCAGAAGAAGGGCAAATCGCCGGCGGATTTGGCAGTGCGGTGGCGGAAGTACTTAGTGAAAAATTGCCAGTCAAAATAAAGCGCATCGGCGTCCGCGACCAGTTCGGCGAAAGCGGCTCGGTAGCTGAATTATGGCAAAAGCATGGACTAGATGTCGAAGCAGTTGTCCGGCACGTAAAAGATAACCTGTCATTTATTTAG
- a CDS encoding transketolase, whose amino-acid sequence MSELTIGRLEERARELRQLVIRQVAAAGSGHVAGPLGFADVMAVLYFQMLRLRPEEPDWSDRDLFVMSNGHYAPLLYAAMAMRGFLSESELMSLRQLGSRLQGHPERVKLPGLETTSGPLGCGLSQAAGMAYHLQYLQNSERFIYCSLGDGELNEGNIWEAAMFAAKYKLGRLITIVDRNTIQIGGDTEKVMPLNDLGEKWRSFGWQVQEIDGHDVARIIAAIEAAQAVREQPSVIIAHTVPGRGVDFMEGDYRWHGKAPNAEQAAAALAQLDLSAKKRPEEGMGV is encoded by the coding sequence ATGAGCGAACTCACGATTGGCCGGCTAGAAGAGAGGGCGCGAGAACTACGACAGCTGGTTATTCGTCAAGTAGCAGCCGCCGGCAGCGGTCATGTGGCGGGACCGCTGGGGTTTGCTGATGTGATGGCGGTGTTGTATTTTCAGATGCTTAGATTGCGGCCAGAAGAGCCGGATTGGTCTGATCGCGATCTGTTCGTCATGAGTAACGGCCATTATGCGCCACTGCTATACGCAGCGATGGCGATGCGCGGATTTTTATCGGAATCAGAGTTAATGAGTTTGCGGCAGTTGGGCTCGCGGCTACAAGGGCATCCGGAGCGAGTGAAATTACCAGGGCTAGAGACGACGAGCGGGCCGCTTGGCTGCGGTCTCAGTCAGGCTGCTGGCATGGCATATCATTTGCAGTATTTACAGAATTCGGAACGCTTCATATATTGTAGTTTAGGTGACGGTGAACTTAATGAAGGCAATATTTGGGAGGCGGCGATGTTTGCAGCCAAGTATAAATTAGGCCGGCTAATCACTATCGTTGATCGTAATACTATTCAAATTGGCGGCGATACAGAAAAAGTCATGCCGCTGAATGATTTGGGTGAGAAGTGGCGCAGTTTCGGTTGGCAGGTGCAGGAAATCGACGGGCATGACGTGGCGCGAATTATCGCGGCAATTGAAGCAGCACAGGCAGTACGCGAGCAACCGAGCGTGATTATCGCGCATACGGTACCTGGGCGCGGCGTTGATTTTATGGAGGGTGATTATCGGTGGCACGGCAAGGCGCCAAATGCTGAGCAGGCCGCCGCAGCTCTGGCGCAATTAGATCTATCAGCTAAGAAACGGCCAGAAGAGGGGATGGGCGTATGA
- a CDS encoding RpiB/LacA/LacB family sugar-phosphate isomerase, with amino-acid sequence MKIYLGSDHRGFALKEKVFAYLAKNGYVVEDVGGRELNPDDDFPQFAAAAALRVIGDGEDEPRAILICGGGQGMCMAANRFKGIRASVIWDAHEARMTRRDNNSNVLCLPARVLEDNEVAWKGIVETWLNTAYADAPRYNRRNTQLDEIV; translated from the coding sequence ATGAAGATTTATCTTGGCTCAGATCATCGAGGGTTTGCATTGAAAGAAAAAGTATTTGCGTATTTGGCAAAGAATGGTTACGTGGTCGAAGATGTCGGTGGTCGTGAGCTTAATCCTGATGACGACTTTCCGCAGTTTGCGGCAGCGGCAGCGCTGCGAGTGATTGGTGATGGCGAGGATGAGCCACGGGCAATTTTAATTTGCGGCGGCGGTCAGGGCATGTGCATGGCGGCGAATCGTTTCAAGGGGATCCGCGCCAGTGTGATTTGGGATGCACATGAAGCGAGGATGACACGGCGTGACAATAATTCGAATGTACTATGTCTGCCGGCTAGGGTTCTCGAGGATAACGAAGTTGCCTGGAAGGGCATTGTTGAAACGTGGCTCAATACTGCATACGCGGATGCCCCGCGGTATAATCGGCGCAATACGCAACTGGATGAGATCGTATGA
- a CDS encoding DUF1524 domain-containing protein produces the protein MATGKIRRRQIMVLLVMAVVGAVVWAVQLQQPRVAPTSPSMQQQLFGDSNAQAELAKLEVKGRAPKTGYSRKQFSDGWGKMSGCSVREVILARDLTETKIDDKCRVLAGTLRDPYTGRTIKFQRGPETSSKVQIDHVVALSDAWQKGAQQLPREEREKLANDPLNLLAADGPANQAKGDGDAATWLPPNKPFRCQYIERQVAIKRKYRLWVTNAEKEAMGKVLASCGST, from the coding sequence ATGGCAACGGGGAAAATAAGGCGTCGGCAAATCATGGTACTGCTTGTCATGGCGGTGGTGGGTGCAGTAGTGTGGGCGGTGCAACTGCAGCAGCCGCGGGTCGCGCCGACTTCGCCGTCTATGCAGCAGCAATTGTTTGGTGATTCAAACGCTCAAGCGGAGTTAGCTAAACTAGAGGTTAAAGGTCGCGCACCTAAAACGGGCTACAGCCGCAAACAATTTAGTGATGGTTGGGGTAAAATGAGTGGCTGCTCGGTGCGTGAAGTAATTTTGGCGCGGGATCTAACGGAAACAAAAATTGACGATAAATGTCGCGTGCTGGCCGGGACACTACGTGACCCGTATACCGGCCGAACGATCAAGTTTCAGCGCGGGCCAGAGACCTCGTCGAAAGTACAAATCGATCACGTGGTGGCGTTGAGTGATGCGTGGCAGAAAGGTGCACAGCAACTACCACGTGAGGAACGAGAAAAATTGGCAAACGATCCGCTGAATTTGTTGGCCGCTGATGGTCCGGCCAACCAAGCCAAAGGCGATGGCGACGCCGCAACCTGGCTGCCTCCTAACAAACCGTTTCGCTGTCAGTACATTGAACGACAGGTAGCGATCAAGCGTAAATATCGTCTGTGGGTAACAAATGCAGAAAAAGAGGCGATGGGCAAGGTGTTGGCCAGCTGCGGCTCGACGTGA
- a CDS encoding aminopeptidase, with amino-acid sequence MKTVPRLLDTFIPHHYTLTLDLTHAEEKVFSGTVIISGESTNELISLHTKDLTIHSALIDDQPAEFSHDEFDDLRLSRPDLSSGQRTVRVEFSGTITDAMHGLYPCYFTHDGVKKQLFATQFESHHAREVFPCVDEPAAKATYDVTLVTAPELTVLGNMPVAKSSKDDGVLTTTFATTPRMGSYLLAFVVGELHKKTARTSSGVEVNVWATPAQSEETLDFALDIATRSIDFYDKYFGVPYPLPKSDHVALPDFSSGAMENWGLITYRESCLLADPKLTPESSKRFIATVIAHELSHQWFGNLVTMQWWNDLWLNESFANMMEYVAVDALHPEWRMWEDFATSEVTAALRRDSLDGVQPVQADVNHPDEISTLFDPAIVYAKGGRLLVMVRRLIGEEAFRAGLKSYFEKFAYQNTVGNDLWQELETASEQPIVDLMNTWISQPGLPIVQVEQDSSDRQPTATLRQERFFIGDHQPSDVLWPIPLFANQPLDDILAEREKTFTINSDVRLNCGLNGHFVTHYDSVMRDRLIEKAAELPTLDKICLLQDMTLLTRAGRESSAALLPLARVFQHETNEKVFSMAAGALAELRKFVDDNEAGRARLKQISAEFAHDTFMELGWDERSGESDDDRERRTAALGLMLYGEDSVALTEAKRRFDETDPDDLPAEIRPLIINANVRQFETPEMIDKLFTIYQNTPSADLQVDIALSLTSTKNPATTEQILTAIKDTTIIRPQDASRWFIYLIRTRENRQIAWNWLKENWSWVKDTFGGDKSYDTFIRYAASALLTRDELNDFTEFTTPLRAEPALTRTIDLGIREIAGRVALIERDQAAVIDALNK; translated from the coding sequence ATGAAAACAGTTCCACGCCTACTCGACACCTTTATACCACATCATTACACATTAACTCTCGATCTGACGCACGCTGAAGAAAAAGTGTTTTCTGGCACGGTAATCATTTCTGGCGAGTCAACTAATGAATTAATTTCGCTACACACCAAAGACTTGACCATTCATTCAGCATTAATTGACGATCAGCCAGCTGAGTTTTCCCATGATGAATTTGATGATCTGCGCCTATCGCGCCCAGATTTATCCAGCGGCCAGCGCACCGTTCGTGTTGAGTTTTCTGGCACTATCACCGACGCCATGCATGGACTGTATCCGTGCTACTTTACCCACGACGGCGTGAAAAAGCAATTGTTTGCCACCCAATTTGAATCGCACCATGCCCGCGAAGTCTTTCCGTGTGTTGATGAGCCAGCTGCCAAAGCCACCTATGACGTCACGCTTGTGACTGCTCCGGAACTAACCGTCCTAGGCAACATGCCCGTCGCCAAATCTTCTAAAGACGACGGCGTGCTAACAACCACCTTCGCCACCACACCACGGATGGGCAGCTACTTACTGGCTTTCGTTGTCGGCGAACTACACAAGAAAACTGCCCGCACTAGTTCTGGCGTCGAGGTAAATGTCTGGGCCACACCAGCTCAGAGCGAGGAGACCCTAGATTTTGCGCTGGATATCGCCACTCGCTCAATTGATTTTTATGATAAGTATTTTGGCGTGCCATATCCGCTGCCAAAGTCTGACCATGTGGCGCTGCCAGATTTCTCGTCGGGCGCCATGGAAAACTGGGGACTCATCACCTACCGCGAAAGCTGCCTGCTGGCTGACCCGAAATTAACGCCGGAATCGTCCAAACGCTTTATCGCCACCGTCATCGCTCACGAACTCAGCCACCAGTGGTTTGGCAACTTAGTGACCATGCAGTGGTGGAATGACCTGTGGCTGAACGAAAGTTTCGCTAACATGATGGAATACGTGGCGGTCGACGCGCTACACCCTGAGTGGCGGATGTGGGAGGATTTTGCGACAAGCGAAGTTACGGCGGCACTGCGGCGCGACAGCTTGGACGGCGTCCAGCCAGTGCAGGCCGATGTTAATCACCCAGATGAGATCAGCACGTTGTTTGACCCAGCAATTGTCTATGCAAAGGGCGGGCGTCTACTGGTGATGGTACGGCGGCTGATCGGCGAGGAGGCGTTTCGTGCAGGGCTGAAGTCATATTTTGAAAAATTTGCTTACCAAAACACTGTTGGTAATGATTTATGGCAGGAGCTAGAAACCGCCAGCGAACAGCCGATTGTTGACTTGATGAACACTTGGATTTCGCAGCCAGGTTTGCCGATTGTACAGGTCGAGCAAGATAGTTCTGATAGACAACCTACCGCCACCCTGCGCCAGGAACGCTTTTTCATCGGTGATCATCAGCCGTCCGACGTCCTGTGGCCGATTCCGCTGTTCGCCAATCAGCCGCTTGATGATATTCTGGCCGAGCGCGAGAAAACATTTACGATAAATAGCGACGTTCGACTGAACTGCGGACTGAACGGACATTTCGTAACGCATTACGACTCAGTAATGCGAGACCGATTGATCGAAAAGGCGGCAGAATTACCGACATTAGATAAAATTTGCTTACTGCAAGACATGACGCTGCTAACACGGGCTGGACGAGAAAGTTCGGCGGCGCTGCTACCGCTGGCACGCGTTTTTCAGCACGAGACCAATGAGAAGGTTTTTAGTATGGCGGCCGGTGCGCTGGCGGAATTACGGAAATTTGTTGACGATAACGAAGCAGGACGTGCTCGGCTAAAGCAGATTTCTGCTGAATTTGCCCACGATACCTTCATGGAACTTGGCTGGGATGAACGGAGCGGCGAGTCTGATGATGATCGCGAGCGGCGCACGGCAGCGCTGGGTTTGATGTTATATGGTGAGGATTCAGTAGCGCTCACGGAGGCCAAACGACGCTTTGACGAAACCGACCCAGATGATTTACCGGCCGAAATTCGCCCGCTGATCATCAACGCCAATGTCAGACAGTTTGAGACGCCAGAAATGATTGACAAGCTTTTTACGATATATCAGAATACGCCGTCAGCCGACCTGCAGGTTGATATCGCACTAAGCTTGACCTCGACGAAGAATCCAGCAACTACCGAGCAAATTTTAACAGCGATCAAGGATACTACTATCATACGTCCACAAGATGCCAGCCGCTGGTTTATTTATCTGATCCGTACGCGGGAAAACCGGCAAATTGCTTGGAATTGGCTGAAAGAAAATTGGTCGTGGGTGAAAGATACCTTTGGCGGCGATAAAAGCTACGATACTTTTATCCGCTACGCCGCCAGCGCTCTGTTGACCCGCGATGAGTTAAACGATTTCACCGAATTTACCACGCCGCTGCGCGCCGAACCAGCCCTGACCCGCACCATTGATCTGGGCATCCGCGAAATCGCTGGCAGAGTAGCACTGATTGAGCGGGATCAGGCCGCGGTTATTGATGCGCTTAATAAGTAA
- a CDS encoding ribonuclease HII, giving the protein MILGIDEVGRGPWAGPLVVGAVILGGAEIEGLDDSKKLTKKRRETLDEVIREQAAAWALGWVSARELDDVGMSQALRLATRRAVKQIQAQCKENNVAFDEIIIDGTVNFLANTALERYVTVMTKADDLIPSVSAASIIAKVARDQVMAEQDVVYPGYGFASNAGYGVAKHRTAIERLGVTPLHRLSFAPLQKYVGSMNSQNLHQKKSSALPNESPVGYPQKIIRDPRKVAQIFSEDITPVDFVGTEDVMQIDVPNTAPETEKLATTRQIGDRGEQAAADWLTTDGHEIIARNWRTRYCEIDIVSMKDDVLYFTEVKYRKNSRYGDGLAAITNKKQRQMRFAAELFMIKHPQHEGRDMRMLAIAVDRDYNAECLVV; this is encoded by the coding sequence ATGATTCTCGGCATTGATGAAGTTGGACGCGGGCCATGGGCGGGGCCGCTGGTGGTCGGTGCGGTGATTTTGGGCGGTGCCGAGATTGAGGGTTTGGATGATAGTAAAAAGTTGACTAAAAAACGCCGCGAGACGCTGGACGAGGTAATTCGTGAGCAGGCGGCTGCCTGGGCGCTGGGCTGGGTGAGTGCCAGGGAATTGGACGACGTTGGCATGAGCCAGGCGCTGCGACTGGCAACGCGGCGGGCGGTCAAGCAAATTCAGGCGCAATGCAAAGAGAATAATGTGGCATTTGATGAAATTATCATTGACGGGACGGTCAATTTTCTGGCGAATACGGCGCTGGAGCGATACGTGACGGTGATGACAAAAGCCGATGATTTGATCCCCAGCGTGTCGGCGGCATCGATTATCGCCAAAGTAGCGCGCGACCAGGTTATGGCCGAGCAAGACGTGGTCTATCCAGGGTATGGCTTCGCGTCAAATGCTGGCTATGGCGTGGCCAAGCACCGTACAGCAATTGAGCGGTTGGGCGTGACGCCGCTGCATCGGCTGAGTTTTGCGCCGCTACAGAAGTATGTGGGTAGCATGAATTCACAGAATCTGCACCAGAAAAAGTCAAGTGCTCTACCGAATGAGTCGCCTGTCGGATATCCTCAGAAAATAATTCGGGACCCACGTAAAGTTGCCCAAATTTTTTCCGAGGATATCACTCCAGTCGATTTTGTAGGCACCGAAGATGTTATGCAAATCGATGTACCAAATACCGCTCCAGAAACGGAAAAATTAGCAACAACTCGCCAAATTGGGGATAGGGGTGAACAGGCCGCCGCAGATTGGCTGACGACTGATGGTCATGAGATTATTGCCCGCAACTGGCGGACGCGGTACTGTGAAATCGATATTGTTAGCATGAAAGATGATGTGCTGTATTTCACCGAAGTCAAATATCGCAAGAATTCCAGATATGGTGATGGCTTGGCGGCGATTACCAACAAAAAACAGCGACAAATGCGCTTTGCAGCTGAGCTATTTATGATAAAACACCCGCAACACGAGGGGCGTGATATGCGGATGTTAGCTATAGCTGTCGACAGGGATTACAACGCCGAATGCCTAGTGGTGTAG
- the rplS gene encoding 50S ribosomal protein L19, producing the protein MSFELINKVNQAQKKQAVVDVRSGDTVRVYQKIKEGNKERIQMFEGVVIRTDNKQSHTSRITVRKIASGVGVEKSFLLHSPLIEKVEIVRRAKVRRKFLSFLRKRSGKSARLTAKNFDRVAVNNVHDAKAEAEAERLKEEAAQAAAAKQAEKDAAQAELDAKAAEVAARHKEA; encoded by the coding sequence ATGAGTTTTGAACTAATCAACAAAGTCAATCAAGCACAGAAAAAGCAAGCAGTTGTTGACGTCCGCAGCGGTGACACTGTTCGCGTCTACCAGAAGATTAAAGAAGGTAACAAAGAGCGTATCCAGATGTTTGAAGGTGTGGTTATTCGTACCGACAACAAACAGTCACACACCTCACGCATCACCGTTCGTAAAATTGCCTCAGGCGTTGGCGTGGAAAAATCATTCTTGCTGCACAGTCCGCTGATCGAGAAAGTGGAAATTGTTCGCCGCGCTAAGGTTCGCCGCAAGTTCCTCAGCTTCTTGCGTAAGCGCTCTGGTAAATCAGCTCGCTTGACTGCCAAAAACTTTGACCGCGTAGCTGTCAACAACGTGCACGACGCCAAGGCTGAAGCAGAAGCTGAACGCTTGAAAGAGGAGGCCGCACAGGCTGCCGCTGCCAAACAAGCTGAAAAAGACGCTGCTCAGGCAGAACTTGACGCTAAGGCTGCCGAGGTCGCAGCTCGCCACAAAGAAGCGTAA
- a CDS encoding NAD-dependent malic enzyme codes for MDYNTLALELHKKYKGKITTSLRDREELDRDKLSAYYSPGVGAVSQAIAENPADLPKYTWTNNLVGVISDGSAILGLGDLGPKAAMPVMEGKALLFKHFANVDAVPVVLDVHQPEEIIATIKAIAPSFGAINLEDIAAPKCFEIEERLKAELDIPVFHDDQHGTAIVVLAGLINAAKLTRRNLADCKFVVIGAGAAGTAIIKLLHLYGARNIMAVDSRGIVGASRTDLNAEKTALLEYVDASQSGSIDDAITDADVFIGVSRAGLLTPELVQKMAEDPIIFALANPVPEIMPDVAREAGVAVIATGRSDFPNQINNSLAFPGIFRGALDHGVKKITDQHKLAAAKALAALVENPTADEVIPSPFDERVPSTVARVIT; via the coding sequence ATGGATTACAATACACTAGCACTTGAATTACACAAAAAATATAAGGGTAAAATTACCACTAGTTTGCGTGACCGAGAGGAGCTGGATCGCGATAAATTAAGCGCCTATTACAGCCCAGGCGTGGGTGCAGTTAGCCAAGCGATCGCCGAGAACCCAGCAGACTTGCCAAAGTACACCTGGACGAATAATCTAGTCGGCGTGATTTCTGACGGCTCAGCGATTTTAGGCTTGGGCGATTTGGGACCGAAAGCCGCCATGCCGGTGATGGAAGGCAAGGCGCTGCTGTTCAAGCATTTCGCTAATGTCGACGCTGTGCCGGTTGTACTGGACGTTCACCAACCAGAAGAAATTATTGCCACGATCAAGGCAATCGCACCGAGCTTTGGGGCGATTAACCTGGAAGACATCGCCGCACCAAAATGTTTTGAGATTGAAGAGCGCCTGAAGGCTGAGCTGGACATCCCCGTGTTTCATGACGACCAACATGGTACAGCGATAGTGGTGTTGGCGGGGCTGATCAATGCCGCGAAATTGACGAGACGAAATTTGGCAGACTGTAAATTTGTAGTCATTGGCGCGGGCGCAGCCGGTACGGCCATCATCAAATTATTGCACTTATACGGCGCGAGGAACATCATGGCAGTAGATAGCCGCGGCATTGTTGGTGCGTCTCGCACTGATTTGAATGCGGAAAAAACTGCACTGTTAGAATACGTCGACGCTTCACAATCCGGCTCCATTGACGACGCCATCACCGATGCTGACGTGTTTATTGGTGTGTCGCGCGCTGGGCTGCTCACACCTGAATTGGTACAGAAAATGGCCGAGGATCCAATCATCTTTGCCCTGGCAAACCCGGTACCAGAAATCATGCCAGACGTCGCCCGAGAGGCGGGCGTAGCAGTCATCGCTACTGGCCGCAGCGATTTTCCAAACCAAATTAATAATTCCCTGGCCTTCCCAGGTATCTTCCGCGGGGCGCTCGATCATGGTGTGAAAAAAATCACCGACCAGCACAAACTCGCAGCAGCCAAAGCACTGGCGGCACTAGTTGAAAACCCAACGGCCGATGAAGTCATTCCTTCGCCATTTGATGAGCGAGTGCCGTCAACCGTCGCTCGTGTTATCACATAA
- a CDS encoding TrmH family RNA methyltransferase: MPEITLLMHNIRSTYNVGAIMRTAEGFGVRQIIFSGYTPYPDLRLADPRSIDPRLPHITERLTAQIHKTALGAETMLPFSYVVDIRQWLAENANRERLPVIALEQSASSTELNMFRPPARFALLLGEEVYGIEPDILARCDHIVEIPMRGAKESFNVSVAAGIALYGLCFSLNITPG, encoded by the coding sequence ATGCCAGAAATTACCCTCCTCATGCACAATATTCGCTCGACGTACAATGTCGGTGCAATTATGAGAACAGCCGAAGGCTTTGGCGTCAGACAAATTATCTTTAGCGGCTATACGCCGTACCCCGATTTACGATTAGCCGATCCCCGGTCTATCGATCCAAGGCTGCCGCACATTACCGAAAGGTTGACCGCCCAGATTCACAAGACTGCGCTAGGCGCAGAAACAATGCTGCCCTTTAGCTACGTAGTTGATATTCGCCAGTGGTTGGCGGAGAATGCCAACAGGGAACGCTTACCTGTGATTGCCCTAGAGCAATCAGCGTCGAGTACAGAGCTCAATATGTTTCGGCCACCAGCCCGCTTTGCCCTACTCCTCGGCGAGGAGGTCTATGGCATTGAGCCGGACATTCTAGCGCGGTGCGATCACATTGTCGAAATCCCCATGCGGGGTGCTAAAGAGTCATTTAATGTCTCAGTTGCGGCCGGTATCGCACTCTACGGCCTCTGTTTTTCGCTAAATATAACCCCGGGCTAG
- the rpsJ gene encoding 30S ribosomal protein S10 — protein MAQDTGIKIRIRLKAYDHKVIDQSAKQIIDTAIRTGASVAGPVPLPTRRSTYTVVKSPHVYKMGGESYEMRTHKRLIDITNATPKTIDSLQNLSLPAGVDAEIRM, from the coding sequence ATGGCTCAAGACACTGGTATCAAGATTCGTATTCGCCTGAAAGCGTACGACCATAAAGTCATCGACCAGTCAGCAAAACAAATTATCGATACGGCAATTCGCACCGGCGCGAGCGTAGCTGGCCCTGTGCCGCTGCCGACTCGTCGCAGCACCTACACGGTGGTAAAGAGCCCGCACGTCTACAAAATGGGCGGCGAGAGTTACGAGATGCGCACCCATAAGCGCCTTATTGACATTACCAATGCCACACCAAAAACGATTGATAGCCTGCAGAATCTGAGTTTACCGGCTGGTGTTGACGCTGAGATTCGGATGTAA